The stretch of DNA GTGGAAATCTATTATACACTTCAGGATCAGGCTCATTTCTAAATGGCAAACCCCTTCACGTAGGAAAAGTAGGCAAGGAGATTACAATGGAAGAAGCATATGAGGCTGCTAAAATAACAGCGATCAACTTGCTATGCATGTTAGAAAATGAGGTCGGCTCTTTAGATAAAATTAGAGTTATTAAATTGCTCGGATTTGTTAATAGCGCAGATGATTTTTTTGACCAACCGGGGGTCATAAACGGAGCATCTGACATTTTGGTTGAGATATTAGGGGAAAAAGGAAAACACGCTCGTTCTGCCATTGGAACAAGTATATTGCCTTTCAATATTCCGGTGGAAATAGAAATGATTGCAGAAATAGTAGAATAGGAGGAAGTTGAAATGTACATTACTTTAAATCAAATTCAACAAGCAAAAGCAAACTTGGCAGGGGTGATTATTTCTACTCCGCTTCAAACTTCGAATACGTTTTCAAACCTAACAGGAAGCGAGATTTACTTGAAACCGGAGAACTTGCAAAAAACCGGCTCCTTTAAAATTAGAGGTGCTTATAATAAAATTGCTAATCTGACAGATGAAGAGAAAGTAAACGGCGTAGTTGCTTTTTCAGCAGGAAACCATGGCGCCGGGACAGCATATGCTGCTCAGAAATTAGGGATTAGTGCAACGGTAATTATGCCGGAGAATCCAGTGGCCAGCAAAAAGAATGCGATTGAGCAATATGGCGCAAGAGCAATTGAATACGGCGCTACATCAATTGAAATGTTTGACAAGGCATATCAGTTACATAAAGAAGAGGGAAGAGCAATGATCCACCCATTTGATGATCCTTTTATCATTGCGGGTCAAGGGACGCTCGGTCTGGAGATAGTAGAAGAATTGCCCGATGTCGATGCTGTTATTATTCCCGTCAGCGGCGGGGGGTTAATTTCAGGGATGGCTGCCGCATTAAAGGAGCTTAAACCTACTATACAAGTGATCGGTGTCAACACTGAGGGTGCAACGGCCATGTATACATCTTTGAGAAATGGCAAGCCAACCGAAGTGGAGAAGGTAAACACGATAGCTGATGGCTTGATGGCAAAGAAACCTGGGGAGTTAACGTTTGCTCATACCCAACGCTATGTAGATGATCTCATTTTAGTTAAAGAAAGCGAAATAGCCAATAGCGTAGCTTTGCTTGCAGAACGGGCTAAGCTTGTGGTAGAACCATCCGGTGCTGCAGCAATCGCTGCGATGCTGAGCGGACAATTGGAGCTATCAGGAAAAAAGGTAGTCGTAATGGCTAGTGGGGGCAATATAAGTTTCGAGCTGTATCAAAAGCTTATACGGGAATATAACGAAAGAAATTATGAAAAGAGTGAGGTGATAAAATGAATTATAAGTTGAAAAATATTCGAATTATAACGTGTAATGGTGAAGATATTATTAATAATGGCGAATTGCTTTTCAATGAATCTGGTATTGTGGAAGCGGGCCAGTCTATACAATCCCAAGATTCTGCAACCATTGAAATTGATGGGACAGGAATGACTGTTTTGCCTGGATTAATTGATTCACATGTTCATTTGGGAATGGATGCCTCGCCAGATCCCTTTGCAAAGATGAAAGACGACAGTATGGCAGATATTGCTTTTAAGGCTGTTCAGCAAGGGTATGAATTTTTGAAATCAGGAATAACTTCAGTTCGCAATCTAGGTACGCGTTATAATGTAGATATCACCTATAGAGATGCTGTGAACGAAAACCTGATCACTGGCCCTCGTGTGTTTGCTGCTGGTCAACCGATTGTGATGACTGGAGGACATGGCCATGTCATGGCAATCGAGGCGGACGGATGTGATGAAGTGAGAAAAGCAGCACGTACGCAGCTGAAGGCGGGTGCTGACTTGCTTAAAGTAATGGCGACAGGTGGAGTTCTTACAAAAGGGAATGAGCCAGGAGCCGCGCAATTGTCAGAGGAAGAGATACGGTGTGTTTGTCAGGAAGCGGAGCAACTGGCTAAAACAACGGCCGCACATACAATTGGCACAGAAGGGATAAAAAATGCAGTCAGGGCTGGCGTTACTACGATAGAACATGCCTATTTACTTGATGAGGAAGCAGTGGAGTTAATGCTCGAAAAAGGGACTTACCTAGTTCCGACGCTACTTGCACCTAGACTTATATTAGATAAGACGGGTGCTGTCCCCCAGCACATGATAGATAAGGTAAAGAAGATTATCGAAGAACATAAAACCAGCTTTCGGCTTGCGTATCGAGCAGGTGTACCGATAGCGGCTGGAACGGACGCGGGTACTCCGTTTAATTATCCCGGATTAATGGTGGATGAACTTAAACTAATGGTGGAAGAAGGAATGTCACCAATAGAAGCAATTAGGGCGGCTACCATTGTTGCAGCAAAGGCGGTCAAGATGGAAGGTCTTATAGGTTCAATTGAACAAGGAAAGGCTGCCGATCTTCTAATCGTTTCTGGTGATCCGACAGAAAACATGGACGTTTTAAAGAACGTTAACTATGTCTTTGCAAATGGTCGCCTAGTACATCAAGTAAGCGAAAGTATAAAAATAGCACAGGAGATTTGACTATGGAAGTAGAGATAATTAAAACTGATATCCATCCCTTATTAAAAAGTTATATTCCAGTAGCGGAAGGGATCGCCAAAACGTTTGGTGATTTCTGTGAAGTGGTGTTGCACGACTTTACCGATGTTTCATCCTCAATAGTGGCAATATTCAATGGCAGCGTAACAAGCAGAGGAATTGGTTCGCCAGTTACAAACCTTGGCTTGGAGATCCTTCGTAAAGGCGAAGATGGTGAAAACATGCTTATCAATTATGCTAATACTTTAATCAACCAAAAGAAAGTTAAATCCAGCTCTATTTTAATTCGTGACCCAGAGAATGAGGTAATAGGCTGTATTTGTATTAATCTTGATTTGACTTATTTGGATATGAGCAAAAAAGTATTGGAGGGCGTAATGTCCACTATTTCTGAAAAGGAAAAGAAGGAAGAGTTTTCACCTTCTATAAATGATCTGGAAGACCAGATAATTAACGAAGCCATCTCTAAAGTGGGTAAGCCTATACCGCTAATGCAAAAAGAAGATCGCGAAATTTTCATTTCCTATCTAGATGAGAAAGGGTTGTTCTTAATCAAAGGAGCAGTCCAAAAGGTTGCAAACATGATGAATATATCCAAGTTCACGCTTTATAATTATATAGATAAATCAAATTAAGAGACGAGGGGGTTGATTTATCATGAAGGAACGTTTCCCCATAGAGTATGTCCGTTCAAAATTCCCGGCGGTAGATAGAAATGATGAACAGCTTATTTACTTTGATGGACCAGGTGGAACCCAAATGGTAAAGTATGCATCTGAAAAAATGTTTAATTACATTTCAAACGGTATGGCTAATCTTCATGGTACCTTTTTAACAAGTGTTAGAACAGAAGAAATCATTGAGGAAACAAGAAATTCAGTCTCCGATCTTTTAGCCTGCAGCCCAACCGAAGTTGCTTTTGGAGCAAATATGACTTCGCTTGCTTTCTCCATATCCCGGTCTTTAGGATTCGTTCTTGAAGAGGAAGATGAAATTGTTGTAACTGAAATTGATCATCGAGCAAATGTCGATCCTTGGATTCACCTTGCGCGTGAAAAGGGAGCAAAAGTCAAATTTATTGAGGTTAGTTCACAAACCTATTCGCTTAATCTAGATGATTTGGATAATGTAATTACAGAGAAAACTAAATTAGTTGCAGTAAGTCTGTCTTCCAATGTGACTGGGACGGTTACTGATATCAATATAATTGCAAAAAGAGCTAAAGAAGTTGGTGCTTTATTGATAGTAGATGCGGTTCATGCTGTTCCGCATATGGCAATTGATTTTAAGCAATTGAAGTGTGATATTCTATTTTGTTCGGCATACAAATTCTTTGGCCCTCATCTCGGTATAGCGGTTATTAAAGAGGATCTCTTTGAAAAATTGCCCGTATTTAAGTTGGAGCCTGCCCCTACAGAGATCCCTTGGAAATTAGAAACGGGAACACAGAATCATGAAGGTATTGCCGGATTAAGCGGAGCCATAAATTTTATTGAGCAACTTGGTAAAGGAGCAACGAGGCGTCAGCGGTTAATTAGCGGTATTGAAGAGATCGACACTTATGAAATATCACTCGCTGGTACGCTTGAGAATTTTTTGAAGGATATTCCTGACATACAACTTTACCGCTCGCCAGATCATATCAAGAAAACCTCAACCATTGCATTTACGATAAAAAATCAAAACTCAAGAAATGTAACTAAATGGTTTGCTGAACATTACAACGTGTGTGTCGCCGATGGTGATTTTTATGCTTCAACAATGGCGGAAAAGTTGGGTGTATATCCATTGGGAGGATGGGTTCGAGTAGGGTTTGCACCTTACAACACGATTGAAGAGGTTGAGCTATTTAAAGAAGGCATGACTAAGTTCATTGAATCGCGGAAATTAATGGTCTGGCAATAAGATTACGATTGTTAACAAGTGACAGAAATACAGGAGATAATGTCCTAAAAATATGAGGACTGACCTAAATTGAAACAGCGACCCCTCCAGAAGGATTGGTCGCCTTTTTAGCACAGAAACAGCTTTCTTCCAGTGGCAGATAGAGAGACGAGTCTGTATAGGGATGCCACCAGAAGCCCAATATCCTTTTGACTTGTTCAGGACATGATTCCAACCCCATCAAATTCCTACTGCAAAGCATGGAAGAATCCTCCCCAATCATATGGATTCCATTTCTGGAAAGGAACGGTAAGCGGCTTTACTTCGGTCTATTATAAAGATAAACTTTATCGGCTAATTTGTGAAAAGGGTGGTTCTGACGAGAAGCGACCCTGTAATCAATTATCGGATGGAGGGCTTTTTCTCTTTCCGGCGGATCCATTGATTTTCGTAAGCCTGTAATATAAAAAACACGCCCAAGGAAGGCGTACAGCATAAATAGCCCTTGCGTTCGATTTCTTTACGAATGCAGGGCTATTTTCTTTCCCGTGAAAGACGGATGTTCCTGGACTGCGGGAAATAGTCGTCCAATAGAAACATGCTAAACTCCTTCCAAACTCCGTCCGACTGACCAATTTAGTTTTTCGTTCACTTTTTAGTTTACAACTATAATAAACTTCTTTATGATAGAGTAGTATACTAATATAATTTTAAATCATGATTAGGGATTGCCTAAAGTGAGGTTTATTAAGATGAAAAACATTTTCAACATCGTGAAAATTGATTTTCGGAATATCTCAAGGAACAAGGCCGCATTGATTGTCATCGCTGCGGTCGCTTTTTTGCCCTCGCTGTACGCGTGGCTGAATATTCTCGCTTCCTGGGACCCTTATTCCAACACGAAAGGCGTCAATGTCGCGGTTGTAAGCGAGGACCTGGGGACGGAAGTGCAAGGGCAGAAATTCAACGTCGGTGATGAAGTGATTGTCTCGTTGACAAAGAATGATAATTTAGGATGGCAGTTCGTTCCGAAAGAGGATGCGATTAAAGGGGTCCGGCATGGAGATTATTATGCCGCTATCATTATTCCGGAAGATTTTTCGGAAAAATTGAGTAGCGTAACGACGGAAGAAATCACGAAGCCCCAACTAGAATACTATATCAATGAAAAAATCAATGCCATTTCTCCGAAAGTGGCGAAGTCGGGTGCTTCTGCGGTCATGGAAAACATCCAAAGCTCCTTTGTGGAAGAGACGAACAAAACCGTTTTGGAAATATTCAATTCGCTTGGGCTCGAACTGGAAAATAACATGGGCAATATCGATAAGCTCCGGGATACGATTTATCAGTTGGAGGCAGGCATGCCGGAGATTTATGCGCAGCTGCAACTCGCCGACCAAGGCTTGGATCTTGCAGAGAAATCAATCGACAGAGTGGGGGACACGCTCGATGAAGCGGATGTCGTCCATTCGAAGGCTAAAAAACTCAACGGGCAATTGCTTGATCGGTTGAAGGAGAGCGAGCAGGCAGCA from Bacillus sp. OxB-1 encodes:
- a CDS encoding RidA family protein, with the translated sequence MKDRIKQLGIQWPEQPPQAMANYLTVRRSGNLLYTSGSGSFLNGKPLHVGKVGKEITMEEAYEAAKITAINLLCMLENEVGSLDKIRVIKLLGFVNSADDFFDQPGVINGASDILVEILGEKGKHARSAIGTSILPFNIPVEIEMIAEIVE
- the ilvA gene encoding threonine ammonia-lyase — encoded protein: MYITLNQIQQAKANLAGVIISTPLQTSNTFSNLTGSEIYLKPENLQKTGSFKIRGAYNKIANLTDEEKVNGVVAFSAGNHGAGTAYAAQKLGISATVIMPENPVASKKNAIEQYGARAIEYGATSIEMFDKAYQLHKEEGRAMIHPFDDPFIIAGQGTLGLEIVEELPDVDAVIIPVSGGGLISGMAAALKELKPTIQVIGVNTEGATAMYTSLRNGKPTEVEKVNTIADGLMAKKPGELTFAHTQRYVDDLILVKESEIANSVALLAERAKLVVEPSGAAAIAAMLSGQLELSGKKVVVMASGGNISFELYQKLIREYNERNYEKSEVIK
- a CDS encoding metal-dependent hydrolase family protein — encoded protein: MNYKLKNIRIITCNGEDIINNGELLFNESGIVEAGQSIQSQDSATIEIDGTGMTVLPGLIDSHVHLGMDASPDPFAKMKDDSMADIAFKAVQQGYEFLKSGITSVRNLGTRYNVDITYRDAVNENLITGPRVFAAGQPIVMTGGHGHVMAIEADGCDEVRKAARTQLKAGADLLKVMATGGVLTKGNEPGAAQLSEEEIRCVCQEAEQLAKTTAAHTIGTEGIKNAVRAGVTTIEHAYLLDEEAVELMLEKGTYLVPTLLAPRLILDKTGAVPQHMIDKVKKIIEEHKTSFRLAYRAGVPIAAGTDAGTPFNYPGLMVDELKLMVEEGMSPIEAIRAATIVAAKAVKMEGLIGSIEQGKAADLLIVSGDPTENMDVLKNVNYVFANGRLVHQVSESIKIAQEI
- a CDS encoding helix-turn-helix transcriptional regulator, with translation MEVEIIKTDIHPLLKSYIPVAEGIAKTFGDFCEVVLHDFTDVSSSIVAIFNGSVTSRGIGSPVTNLGLEILRKGEDGENMLINYANTLINQKKVKSSSILIRDPENEVIGCICINLDLTYLDMSKKVLEGVMSTISEKEKKEEFSPSINDLEDQIINEAISKVGKPIPLMQKEDREIFISYLDEKGLFLIKGAVQKVANMMNISKFTLYNYIDKSN
- a CDS encoding cysteine desulfurase-like protein, which encodes MKERFPIEYVRSKFPAVDRNDEQLIYFDGPGGTQMVKYASEKMFNYISNGMANLHGTFLTSVRTEEIIEETRNSVSDLLACSPTEVAFGANMTSLAFSISRSLGFVLEEEDEIVVTEIDHRANVDPWIHLAREKGAKVKFIEVSSQTYSLNLDDLDNVITEKTKLVAVSLSSNVTGTVTDINIIAKRAKEVGALLIVDAVHAVPHMAIDFKQLKCDILFCSAYKFFGPHLGIAVIKEDLFEKLPVFKLEPAPTEIPWKLETGTQNHEGIAGLSGAINFIEQLGKGATRRQRLISGIEEIDTYEISLAGTLENFLKDIPDIQLYRSPDHIKKTSTIAFTIKNQNSRNVTKWFAEHYNVCVADGDFYASTMAEKLGVYPLGGWVRVGFAPYNTIEEVELFKEGMTKFIESRKLMVWQ